Proteins encoded within one genomic window of Companilactobacillus sp.:
- a CDS encoding linear amide C-N hydrolase has translation MKKNKSSFWGTLIFSTALLLSPGISGIAQAETANAATASNAATIANTQSGIFSQYGEEINSLNSIKNVSSDSNAPFFTMDYTADYKLDKFMQQGAANTTQLISFVGSYITGFPNIGRTLKLNIPAFGCSTFSAATPDGQQLFGRNFDENSDSPAMLVRTHPTNGYASISMVDLGFLKYTNQDLPTNKLNSLKTLAVPYTPLDGMNEKGLTMAVLQLDGSPTNQTDSSKNDITTTSAIRMVLDKADSVDSALALLNQYNMHDPSMGEFHYQISDASGKSVVVEYINNKMSVVDTNHATNFMVSPSVFGTGHGQDRYETLSNELTKSNDTLTDVQAMNLLHEVAQYGKASTKSWTRWSMIYNKSNGTVNAVIGRDYDTQRTYSIN, from the coding sequence ATGAAGAAGAATAAGTCTAGTTTTTGGGGAACTCTTATTTTTTCAACCGCATTGTTGCTCAGTCCCGGTATATCTGGGATAGCTCAAGCTGAAACTGCTAATGCAGCGACAGCTAGCAATGCCGCCACGATTGCTAATACGCAGTCCGGTATTTTTTCGCAGTATGGAGAAGAGATCAATTCTTTAAACAGTATCAAGAATGTCTCTAGCGACTCCAACGCTCCATTTTTCACCATGGATTACACAGCTGACTATAAGCTGGATAAATTCATGCAACAAGGTGCTGCAAATACCACGCAACTGATTTCATTTGTTGGCAGTTACATCACTGGTTTTCCAAATATCGGTCGGACCTTAAAATTGAACATACCGGCATTTGGATGCAGCACCTTCTCGGCAGCTACGCCTGATGGGCAACAGCTTTTTGGACGTAACTTTGACGAAAACTCTGATTCACCGGCGATGTTGGTCAGAACTCATCCAACTAACGGGTATGCTTCAATTTCCATGGTCGATCTAGGATTTTTGAAGTATACCAACCAGGACTTGCCGACAAACAAGTTAAATAGCCTAAAGACGTTGGCAGTACCATACACTCCTCTTGATGGTATGAACGAAAAGGGCTTAACGATGGCAGTTCTACAGTTGGACGGTTCACCAACAAATCAAACTGATAGTTCAAAAAACGATATCACGACAACTAGTGCTATCAGAATGGTCCTTGATAAAGCCGATTCTGTTGATTCAGCGCTTGCATTGTTGAACCAATACAACATGCATGATCCTAGCATGGGAGAATTCCATTACCAGATCTCCGATGCTAGCGGTAAATCTGTCGTTGTTGAATACATCAACAACAAGATGAGCGTGGTTGACACTAATCACGCAACCAACTTTATGGTTTCACCTTCCGTATTTGGGACTGGGCACGGTCAAGATCGCTACGAAACCCTATCGAACGAACTTACTAAATCTAATGACACCTTGACCGACGTACAGGCAATGAACTTACTTCACGAAGTTGCCCAATACGGAAAAGCTTCAACCAAGTCATGGACTCGCTGGTCCATGATCTACAACAAGTCCAATGGTACCGTCAACGCGGTCATTGGCAGAGACTACGACACACAACGCACATATAGTATCAATTAA
- a CDS encoding ribose-phosphate diphosphokinase — protein sequence MSNKPLDKIALLALNGNKPVAERISKYMGIPLLDASVSHFSDGEINIQINESIRGKDVYIIHSVSDPVNDNFMELMIAVDALRRASTHQITCVLPYFAYTRSDRKSRAREPISAKLFANMLEMGKVDRVIALDMHAEQIQGFFDIPVDHLRAMPIFASYFRDTISEPADDVVFVAPDHNSTKRARALAEVFGSQIAIVDQRSTEVDDVVPNIIGEVDGKVCVIVDDLIDTGTRMINSAHALKVAGATRVIGAATHPIFSERATERLQNSDLEEIVVTDSIVVPEECKFDKLTILSVTGLVGDAIEMIESDESIGSLFEVRDEYTKLS from the coding sequence ATGTCTAATAAGCCATTAGATAAAATTGCTTTACTAGCTTTAAATGGAAACAAGCCAGTTGCAGAACGTATTTCTAAATATATGGGAATCCCATTGCTAGATGCCTCTGTTTCTCACTTTAGCGACGGAGAAATCAATATCCAGATCAACGAAAGTATCCGTGGTAAGGATGTTTATATTATTCATTCTGTTTCAGATCCTGTGAATGATAATTTTATGGAATTAATGATTGCTGTTGATGCTCTTCGAAGAGCCAGCACACATCAAATTACGTGTGTATTGCCATATTTCGCTTATACACGTTCAGATAGAAAGTCACGTGCCAGAGAACCTATTTCAGCTAAGCTTTTTGCTAATATGTTGGAAATGGGTAAGGTTGACCGTGTTATTGCACTAGATATGCATGCTGAACAAATTCAAGGATTCTTTGATATCCCTGTTGATCACTTGCGTGCAATGCCAATTTTTGCCAGTTACTTCCGTGACACTATTTCGGAACCAGCTGATGACGTTGTTTTCGTTGCTCCTGATCACAACTCAACTAAGCGTGCTAGAGCCTTAGCTGAAGTATTTGGTTCACAAATTGCTATTGTTGATCAACGTTCAACTGAAGTTGATGATGTTGTTCCTAATATCATCGGTGAGGTCGACGGTAAGGTTTGCGTTATTGTTGATGACTTGATCGATACTGGTACTAGAATGATCAACAGTGCTCACGCACTTAAGGTTGCTGGTGCAACTCGTGTTATTGGTGCAGCTACTCATCCAATCTTCTCAGAACGTGCAACTGAAAGATTGCAAAATTCTGATCTTGAAGAGATTGTTGTTACAGATTCGATCGTGGTACCTGAAGAATGCAAATTTGACAAGTTAACGATCTTGTCAGTGACAGGATTAGTCGGCGATGCTATTGAAATGATCGAAAGCGACGAATCAATCGGTTCATTGTTTGAAGTCAGAGATGAATATACAAAATTAAGCTAA
- a CDS encoding YueI family protein, giving the protein MSSVEDYIKKNIFGKPQVKPDEQNKFLGNFAERVAIALTVAQIKNLDNVKTVETVMKRYPSYHLYLNGKIDSYLMDEYLKLSVKLKYKFTIVMSAPVRNGRKKVTDSDMGLVIADESKPINSPVIL; this is encoded by the coding sequence ATGAGTAGTGTCGAAGACTACATTAAGAAGAATATCTTTGGGAAACCGCAAGTTAAGCCCGATGAACAAAATAAATTTTTGGGAAATTTTGCTGAACGTGTGGCGATTGCGTTAACGGTAGCTCAAATAAAAAATTTAGATAACGTGAAAACGGTTGAAACCGTAATGAAAAGGTATCCATCATATCATTTATATCTAAATGGTAAAATTGATAGTTATTTAATGGACGAATATCTTAAATTAAGTGTAAAATTGAAGTATAAGTTTACCATCGTTATGTCAGCACCTGTTCGAAATGGTCGTAAGAAAGTTACTGACAGTGATATGGGTTTAGTCATAGCAGATGAAAGTAAGCCAATCAATTCACCTGTAATTCTATAA
- a CDS encoding ROK family protein, whose amino-acid sequence MSKQFLAFDIGGTTIKYALVDEQLNLSHTGKVATEQNKDGHILNELLDIAAEFQGNYQIDAIGVSTAGIVGADGGILYAGPTIPGYQGTPIQEKLAEETNLPVFVVNDVDAALLGETVDGVAKNVETAYCVALGTGIGGAYLLDGKLDSGTHSYANSIGYILYDQESKTYFEQRASTLALEDSLKSDGISVIDAFEKAKQNDEHYLAVIENWAYEVARGLAEVVLLFDPEILVIGGAVSQQGEFLLDILRKQMSQLIPKGLFQTELKIAKLTDKAQLYGAISKFV is encoded by the coding sequence ATGTCAAAACAATTCTTAGCCTTTGACATTGGCGGCACCACTATTAAATATGCTTTAGTAGATGAGCAATTAAATCTTTCTCATACCGGAAAAGTTGCCACCGAACAAAACAAGGATGGCCACATTTTAAATGAGCTGTTGGATATTGCAGCTGAATTTCAAGGCAATTACCAAATTGATGCCATCGGAGTCAGTACAGCTGGAATTGTCGGCGCAGACGGGGGAATACTATATGCAGGACCAACTATCCCTGGTTATCAAGGAACCCCGATCCAAGAAAAATTGGCAGAGGAAACTAATTTGCCAGTCTTTGTAGTCAATGATGTTGATGCAGCACTTTTAGGAGAAACCGTCGATGGCGTGGCTAAGAATGTGGAGACAGCTTATTGCGTGGCCTTGGGAACTGGAATCGGTGGAGCTTACTTATTAGATGGAAAATTAGACAGTGGGACTCATTCATACGCTAATTCAATAGGATATATTTTGTATGACCAAGAATCAAAGACTTATTTTGAACAACGTGCCTCAACTTTAGCCTTGGAAGATAGTTTAAAATCCGATGGCATCAGCGTGATCGATGCTTTTGAAAAAGCTAAACAAAATGATGAGCACTATTTAGCTGTTATCGAAAATTGGGCTTATGAAGTCGCTCGAGGATTAGCTGAAGTAGTCTTGCTATTTGATCCCGAAATACTCGTCATTGGTGGAGCGGTGTCGCAACAAGGCGAATTCCTATTAGATATTTTGAGAAAGCAAATGAGTCAATTGATTCCAAAGGGACTTTTCCAAACCGAGTTAAAAATTGCTAAGTTAACAGATAAAGCCCAATTATACGGAGCAATCTCAAAATTTGTATAA
- a CDS encoding MurR/RpiR family transcriptional regulator, producing MTILKKIEEDLPTLSRQERKVALQIIQNPQEVQQMNITTLASKVEVSNATITRFVKKMDCHDFYELKLKLASDRPNQSKEISKGSIADEVFTFYKNVLGDTAERIDLDELRKIVDVISNCRRIYVFGIGSSGYTAQEMAQRLIRMGIAAYPMTESHIMYITSGIINKDDVILALSTSGSTTDLNKAASLAQVNGAKVIGITGVEKSRLFELCDYPVLVKNSDFIDNTHFVNSQFAITYVLDIITTLLLENDTFSKRLSHTVEIVMDNKFRNNN from the coding sequence ATGACCATTTTGAAGAAAATTGAAGAAGATTTACCAACGCTTTCACGTCAAGAACGCAAAGTCGCTTTGCAGATCATTCAAAATCCTCAAGAAGTTCAGCAAATGAATATCACGACCTTAGCTAGTAAGGTTGAGGTCAGTAATGCCACCATCACCCGCTTTGTTAAAAAAATGGACTGCCATGACTTTTACGAATTAAAATTGAAGCTAGCCAGCGATCGACCTAACCAATCTAAAGAGATCAGTAAAGGATCGATTGCCGATGAAGTATTTACTTTTTACAAAAACGTCCTTGGAGACACCGCTGAAAGAATCGACCTGGATGAATTGCGAAAAATCGTTGACGTTATCTCAAATTGTCGGAGAATTTATGTCTTCGGTATCGGAAGTTCCGGCTACACCGCTCAAGAAATGGCTCAACGTTTAATCAGAATGGGCATTGCCGCCTATCCAATGACTGAAAGCCACATCATGTACATCACCAGTGGAATCATCAATAAAGACGACGTCATCTTGGCTCTGTCGACTTCTGGAAGCACGACTGATTTGAATAAAGCTGCCTCATTAGCCCAAGTCAATGGTGCAAAGGTCATCGGAATCACAGGTGTTGAAAAAAGCCGACTGTTTGAATTATGCGATTATCCAGTTCTCGTTAAGAACAGTGATTTCATCGATAACACACACTTCGTGAACTCTCAATTTGCCATTACTTACGTTCTCGATATTATCACGACTCTGCTTTTAGAAAACGATACCTTCAGCAAACGTCTCAGTCACACTGTCGAGATCGTGATGGACAATAAATTTAGAAATAATAACTAA
- a CDS encoding N-acetylmannosamine-6-phosphate 2-epimerase, translating to MENKFLETVKGHLIVSCQALPNEPLHSSFIMSRMARAAKEAGSVAIRCNSVVDIQAIQDETGLPIIGLDKVDYDDSPVYITPTIKEMRAVASTGAEVVACDVTGQKRPHDEKLADIVAQMREEFPDTLLMADTATLENVEEANELGFDIVGTTMHGYTPDTTGMNVADNDFEYLKQVLQTSNVPVIAEGKVDTPEKARRCIELGCHAVVVGGAITRPLEIASKFINTVNAIKA from the coding sequence ATGGAAAACAAATTTTTAGAAACTGTCAAAGGGCACTTGATCGTATCTTGCCAAGCATTGCCAAACGAACCGCTACATAGTTCGTTTATTATGTCGCGCATGGCACGTGCTGCTAAAGAAGCTGGATCAGTTGCTATCAGATGTAATTCAGTCGTGGATATTCAGGCTATCCAAGATGAGACTGGTTTGCCAATCATCGGACTTGATAAAGTTGATTACGATGATTCGCCAGTTTACATCACGCCAACTATTAAGGAGATGCGTGCCGTTGCCAGCACGGGTGCAGAAGTTGTTGCCTGTGACGTGACAGGTCAAAAACGTCCTCATGACGAAAAATTAGCCGACATCGTCGCTCAAATGCGGGAAGAATTTCCTGACACATTATTGATGGCAGACACGGCAACTTTAGAAAATGTTGAAGAAGCTAATGAATTAGGATTCGACATCGTCGGAACAACCATGCACGGCTATACTCCTGATACAACAGGGATGAACGTTGCCGATAACGATTTTGAATACTTGAAACAAGTACTACAAACTTCAAACGTTCCAGTAATCGCTGAAGGTAAAGTCGATACTCCTGAAAAAGCTCGTCGTTGCATTGAATTGGGTTGTCACGCAGTGGTCGTAGGTGGAGCAATCACACGTCCATTGGAGATCGCTTCAAAATTTATCAATACTGTTAATGCAATTAAAGCCTAA
- a CDS encoding N-acetylneuraminate lyase — protein sequence MKKLYSALMTAFNEDGTINEAGTREMIRYNIDVNKVDGLYVGGSTGENFLMSPEQKRDIFKIAMDEAKNDVDLIAQVGSLDLNESKALAKYVTDLGYPKISAVTPFYYKYSFEQIKDYYNEIVKDVDNKLIIYSIPALTGVGLSIDQFAELFENPKIIGIKYTNADFYLLERVRNRFPDKLILSGFDEMLLPALALNVDGAIGSTYNLNAPRVRAEMDAFEAGDIDTARELQKVSNDAITALIANDIYPSLKLVFKEMGVNAGVTKAPMAKPTPEMIAGAKKIYQDYFQTEEVK from the coding sequence ATGAAAAAATTATATTCTGCATTAATGACTGCATTTAACGAAGACGGAACTATCAATGAAGCTGGGACACGCGAAATGATCCGTTACAACATTGACGTTAATAAAGTTGATGGTTTGTACGTTGGTGGTAGTACTGGTGAAAACTTCTTAATGAGTCCAGAACAAAAACGCGATATTTTCAAAATTGCTATGGATGAAGCAAAAAACGATGTTGATTTAATTGCTCAAGTTGGTTCGCTTGATCTTAACGAATCTAAAGCTTTGGCAAAATATGTAACAGATCTTGGCTATCCTAAGATCTCAGCTGTTACTCCTTTCTACTATAAATACTCATTTGAACAAATCAAAGATTACTACAACGAAATTGTTAAAGACGTTGATAACAAGTTGATCATCTATTCAATTCCAGCTCTAACTGGTGTTGGTTTATCAATCGATCAATTTGCTGAACTATTCGAAAATCCAAAGATCATCGGTATCAAGTATACAAATGCTGACTTCTATCTATTAGAAAGAGTTCGCAATCGTTTCCCAGACAAATTGATCTTGTCAGGATTTGACGAAATGCTCTTGCCAGCCTTAGCACTTAATGTTGATGGTGCAATTGGTTCAACATACAACTTGAATGCACCACGTGTTAGAGCCGAAATGGATGCCTTTGAAGCAGGCGACATCGACACTGCTAGAGAATTGCAAAAAGTAAGTAACGATGCAATCACAGCATTGATTGCTAATGATATTTATCCATCACTCAAACTTGTCTTCAAGGAAATGGGTGTTAACGCCGGAGTTACAAAGGCACCAATGGCAAAACCAACTCCAGAAATGATTGCTGGAGCAAAGAAGATTTATCAAGACTACTTTCAAACTGAAGAAGTGAAATAA
- a CDS encoding sugar phosphate isomerase/epimerase family protein, with protein sequence MNVSINTAVFLHNIEAGESQLDCLKRLSGSSIDNIEVRGEMFDDDTKDEELKRINLLCADNDWKFFYSVPEQLFNTNEINSNLSAHLEMADKYHIDHLKISLGNMSQITENQLVDLKRLLDQHTVKVTIENQPNDDGIVDVVQKSLAKLKNFDIPLGYTYDAGNWYWIFETPTDAFNHVKNYISVFHLKDIKRKQTVMLDDGATDWRTIVKQLKDDTPIFLEYDIPDNMLQNQIDLVNELINDSVVEV encoded by the coding sequence ATGAATGTATCGATTAACACGGCTGTGTTTCTCCACAATATTGAAGCTGGAGAAAGTCAGCTGGATTGTTTAAAGAGATTATCTGGTTCTTCAATCGACAACATCGAAGTTCGTGGGGAAATGTTCGATGACGATACGAAAGATGAAGAATTAAAACGAATCAACCTGCTCTGTGCAGATAACGATTGGAAATTCTTTTATTCAGTTCCAGAACAACTTTTTAATACTAATGAAATCAATTCAAATTTAAGTGCTCATTTAGAAATGGCTGATAAATATCACATTGATCATTTAAAAATCAGCTTGGGCAATATGAGTCAGATCACGGAAAATCAACTGGTCGATTTAAAACGATTATTAGATCAACACACCGTTAAAGTTACGATTGAAAATCAACCTAATGATGACGGTATTGTCGATGTTGTTCAAAAGTCGTTAGCAAAATTGAAAAACTTCGACATCCCGCTCGGCTACACCTACGATGCTGGAAATTGGTATTGGATCTTTGAAACGCCAACTGATGCTTTTAATCACGTTAAAAACTACATCAGCGTCTTTCATCTAAAAGATATCAAACGCAAACAAACAGTTATGTTGGACGATGGTGCCACCGACTGGCGGACGATCGTAAAACAATTAAAAGACGACACACCTATTTTCTTGGAATATGACATCCCTGATAACATGCTTCAAAACCAAATCGATTTAGTCAACGAACTAATCAACGACAGTGTTGTTGAAGTATGA
- a CDS encoding cation:proton antiporter, with protein MSYLVQLVIILILTKIGAHLSNMLNFPSVIGELLVGVVAGPAVLNILTGTTFIQYFSEIGVIVLMFIAGLEGDLHLLMKFWKPALTVAILGVIFPTITAAGLCALFFGFKWTTAIFIGLVLSATSVSISVQVLKEMGKMNTKEGAIILGAAVADDIICVILLGICVAFFGSAASSNQPLWLMISTKLLFFVLMLVLGRYFVPRFMNFFSKLNTSENEATGAVILCFGFAAIAVALGMSDVLGAYFAGIALSETKYQKSLAQKIEPIGYAIFIPVFFVSIGLNITFKGLQNDIVFIIALIVIAILGKQIGGALGAKMFGLNWSESNIVGAGMVSRGEMALVVANVALGAKLIDQNHYTAMILVTVVTTIIAPLILKFFIQRSTSNSAVKKSISSQSINEVKI; from the coding sequence ATGAGCTACTTAGTTCAATTAGTTATCATTTTAATTCTGACTAAAATTGGTGCGCATTTATCAAACATGTTGAATTTTCCCAGCGTGATCGGTGAATTATTGGTCGGTGTTGTCGCTGGACCGGCCGTGTTAAATATCTTAACGGGTACGACCTTCATTCAATATTTTTCCGAAATCGGCGTAATTGTCTTGATGTTTATCGCCGGACTTGAAGGCGATCTACACTTGCTAATGAAATTTTGGAAACCAGCCTTAACGGTTGCCATATTGGGAGTTATCTTCCCAACTATCACGGCTGCTGGGCTATGTGCTTTATTCTTTGGTTTCAAATGGACCACTGCCATCTTTATCGGCTTAGTCTTAAGTGCCACTTCTGTCAGCATTTCCGTTCAAGTGTTGAAAGAGATGGGCAAGATGAATACCAAAGAAGGTGCAATTATCTTAGGCGCTGCGGTAGCTGACGATATCATCTGCGTTATTTTGCTTGGTATCTGCGTAGCCTTCTTTGGCTCAGCTGCCAGCAGCAATCAGCCATTATGGTTGATGATCTCCACTAAGTTATTGTTCTTCGTCTTGATGCTAGTTTTGGGAAGATACTTTGTCCCTCGATTTATGAACTTCTTCTCTAAATTGAACACTAGCGAAAATGAAGCTACAGGTGCCGTGATCCTTTGCTTTGGTTTTGCTGCCATTGCAGTTGCTTTAGGTATGAGCGATGTCTTAGGTGCATATTTTGCCGGGATCGCCTTATCAGAAACTAAGTACCAAAAGAGTTTGGCTCAAAAAATAGAGCCGATCGGTTATGCAATCTTCATTCCAGTCTTTTTTGTCAGTATTGGACTCAACATTACTTTCAAAGGACTCCAAAACGATATCGTCTTTATCATTGCTCTAATCGTCATCGCCATCTTAGGAAAACAAATTGGCGGTGCCCTAGGTGCAAAGATGTTTGGACTAAATTGGTCTGAATCAAATATCGTGGGCGCGGGAATGGTCTCACGTGGCGAGATGGCTTTAGTTGTCGCAAACGTAGCCTTAGGCGCTAAACTGATCGACCAAAATCACTACACAGCAATGATCTTAGTCACAGTAGTTACTACCATCATTGCTCCACTAATTTTGAAATTCTTTATTCAAAGATCGACAAGTAATTCTGCAGTAAAAAAATCTATTAGTTCCCAATCAATTAATGAGGTGAAAATATGA
- a CDS encoding sodium:solute symporter codes for MTKVGFGTVNWIVLVVYLLAMLGVGVYFTKKASKNTDAFFKAKSSIPAWAAGFSIYATTLSAITFMSTPEQAYLKDWAYGVGSLSIILIVPLLIKYYVPFFRKLKVTTAYEYLEERFSPVMRVIGSLLFILYHIGRVAIVIYLPIIAITTVSNINPILIACVVGGLCIIYTFMGGIEGVIWSDVIQGILLLGGALLVVIVGIVSIKGGFGTVINDAVTNHKILSSQDLNVGDLTKFIPLIFAGQFFNTLYQYTGSQDVVQRYQTTATQKETNKSLWTNGILALITIPLFFGMGTVLFSFYKNTGSLPHGFNTSAIVPYFVITEIPAGVAGLVIAAIFAAAQSTIASSLNAISSCVVTDFKQRFFDHKFKNVSDVTLARIIIIITGLFGLGMSIYLLIGNASKTWDLFLTVTGLFGVPIAGIFAAGIFTKRSNTFGAVIGLILCVIVTVFVQQNSDSSLIVATVSFITSFVFTYIISFFAPKKYTHNIVGLTASTVNEKYVKAAK; via the coding sequence ATGACAAAAGTTGGTTTTGGAACGGTCAATTGGATCGTCCTAGTCGTCTATCTACTTGCAATGCTTGGCGTTGGTGTTTACTTTACGAAAAAAGCTAGTAAAAATACCGATGCTTTCTTTAAAGCCAAAAGCAGCATTCCTGCTTGGGCTGCCGGATTTAGTATTTACGCTACAACTTTAAGTGCCATTACATTTATGTCAACGCCAGAACAAGCCTATCTCAAGGACTGGGCTTACGGCGTTGGTTCACTTAGTATCATTTTGATCGTGCCATTATTGATCAAATACTATGTTCCATTTTTTAGAAAATTAAAAGTTACTACAGCTTACGAATATCTAGAAGAACGTTTTAGTCCTGTCATGCGTGTCATTGGTAGTTTACTATTCATCCTCTACCATATCGGACGTGTTGCAATCGTTATTTATCTACCAATCATCGCTATCACGACGGTCTCTAACATCAATCCGATTTTAATCGCCTGCGTTGTCGGTGGACTATGTATCATTTATACCTTCATGGGTGGTATCGAAGGTGTTATCTGGAGCGATGTTATCCAAGGAATCTTACTTCTTGGTGGAGCTCTCTTAGTTGTTATCGTGGGTATTGTTTCTATTAAAGGTGGTTTTGGAACAGTTATCAACGATGCCGTTACTAACCACAAGATCTTATCAAGCCAAGACTTAAACGTCGGCGACTTAACTAAGTTCATTCCATTGATCTTTGCCGGACAATTCTTCAACACCCTTTATCAATACACTGGTAGTCAAGATGTTGTTCAACGTTACCAAACAACTGCTACTCAAAAAGAAACTAACAAATCTCTTTGGACTAACGGAATCCTTGCCTTGATCACAATCCCATTGTTCTTCGGAATGGGTACAGTTCTCTTCAGTTTCTACAAGAACACAGGCTCATTGCCACATGGATTCAATACTAGTGCTATCGTGCCTTACTTCGTTATCACAGAGATCCCTGCTGGTGTCGCTGGTTTGGTTATCGCTGCTATCTTTGCCGCAGCTCAATCAACTATAGCTTCAAGTTTGAACGCTATTTCATCTTGTGTCGTAACAGACTTTAAGCAACGTTTCTTCGACCACAAGTTTAAAAATGTTTCTGACGTTACTTTAGCTCGTATTATCATCATCATTACTGGACTCTTTGGGCTTGGCATGTCGATCTACTTATTGATTGGTAATGCTTCAAAGACTTGGGACTTATTCTTAACGGTTACTGGACTCTTTGGTGTTCCAATTGCTGGAATTTTCGCAGCCGGAATCTTTACCAAACGTTCAAATACATTCGGAGCCGTGATTGGATTGATTCTTTGTGTTATTGTGACAGTGTTCGTCCAACAAAACAGCGATTCATCATTGATCGTTGCTACAGTTTCATTCATCACTTCATTCGTATTCACATACATCATCAGTTTCTTTGCTCCAAAGAAATACACTCACAATATCGTCGGCTTAACAGCATCAACAGTTAACGAAAAATACGTTAAAGCTGCTAAATAA
- a CDS encoding alpha/beta fold hydrolase produces MRDPMPLAEMKNYLGRQEVPSDFDEFWNQQISELPSSFNYTLTPQNFGLTNIDCYELSFQGTNHSTVYAKCLFPKNSTNIPTVFNFHGYMGQSSDWSDLLQYPAVGYGIVAMDVRGQSGKSTDERSVTGNTVKGQIVRGVTSGRDNLFFKDVYLDVYSLIEIIAQQDFVDSDNLAVFGGSQGGALSLVAAALNPRIKKTAVIYPFLSDFKRVLEIGNRDEPYDELFRYFKFSDPLHLTEDKILDTLSYIDVKNMAHRIKSPVKLFTGLEDQVCFPSTQFAMFNRLNCDKKMYPLPEYGHEEMHVHVNDMIFNWLTDSKIQIKTQME; encoded by the coding sequence TTGCGAGATCCAATGCCATTAGCTGAAATGAAAAACTATCTAGGACGTCAGGAAGTACCATCAGATTTCGATGAATTTTGGAACCAGCAAATTTCTGAACTTCCCTCCTCCTTTAATTACACTTTGACTCCACAAAACTTTGGCCTAACTAATATCGACTGTTACGAGTTGTCATTTCAAGGTACTAACCATTCAACCGTATACGCTAAGTGCCTTTTCCCAAAAAATTCGACTAATATTCCGACTGTCTTCAACTTCCATGGCTACATGGGACAATCAAGCGATTGGTCCGATTTACTCCAATACCCTGCCGTAGGATACGGAATCGTAGCGATGGACGTTCGTGGACAATCCGGTAAGTCGACTGACGAACGCTCAGTCACTGGCAACACAGTCAAAGGACAAATCGTGCGTGGAGTAACTTCCGGAAGAGACAATCTCTTCTTCAAAGACGTTTACTTAGATGTTTATTCACTGATCGAGATCATCGCCCAACAAGACTTTGTCGACAGCGATAATCTGGCGGTGTTTGGAGGCTCGCAAGGCGGTGCTTTATCGTTAGTGGCAGCAGCCTTAAATCCTCGAATTAAAAAAACTGCTGTCATCTATCCGTTCTTGTCTGATTTCAAACGAGTTTTGGAAATCGGCAACAGGGACGAGCCCTATGACGAGTTATTCCGTTACTTCAAGTTTTCTGATCCGCTTCATTTGACCGAAGATAAGATCTTAGACACACTTTCTTATATTGACGTTAAAAACATGGCGCATCGAATCAAGTCACCGGTTAAACTATTTACTGGTCTAGAGGACCAGGTTTGCTTCCCTTCGACTCAATTTGCGATGTTTAACCGTTTAAACTGCGACAAAAAAATGTATCCCCTACCTGAATATGGACATGAGGAAATGCACGTGCACGTTAACGACATGATTTTTAATTGGTTAACTGACAGTAAGATCCAGATCAAAACGCAGATGGAATAA